One Diospyros lotus cultivar Yz01 chromosome 1, ASM1463336v1, whole genome shotgun sequence genomic window carries:
- the LOC127792877 gene encoding probable trehalose-phosphate phosphatase F: MDLKSNHNAPVLTDPAPMNKSRSIYSSLCSPQGVVFPPGRFLTIPGKKPVVLDDVRSSSWLDVMKSSSPTHKRKCKDSGAELVSSDTDVPYSNWTLKYPSALESFVQITNYAKGKRIALFLDYDGTLSPIVDNPDSAFMSTAMRAAVRNVAKYFPTAIISGRSRDKVYEFVGLAELYYAGSHGMDIMGPVPPVSNDQTNCVRSTDKQGKGVNLFQPASEFLPMINEVYRSLVKNTKEIKGAIVENNKFCVSVHYRNVDEKLWKAVAQRVDETLKDYRRLRLTHGRKVLEVRPVLDWDKGKAVEFLLESLGLNSCDDVLPIYVGDDRTDEDAFKVLREGPISRGFGILVSSVPKESNAFYSLRDPSEVLEFLKSMVIWKKTSSL, encoded by the exons ATGGACCTGAAATCAAATCATAATGCTCCTGTTCTCACTGATCCTGCACCCATGAACAAATCAAGAAGCATTTATTCTAGTCTTTGTTCACCCCAAGGTGTAGTTTTTCCTCCTGGACGCTTTTTAACAATCCCAGGGAAGAAGCCTGTTGTGCTTGATGATGTTCGTTCCAGCTCTTGGCTGGATGTGATGAAGTCCTCATCTCCAACCCATAAGAGGAAGTGCAAGGATTCTGGTGCTGAACTGGTATCTTCTGATACTGATGTTCCTTATAGTAATTGGACG CTCAAGTACCCCTCAGCACTTGAATCTTTTGTGCAAATAACAAATTATGCAAAGGGAAAGCGAATAGCATTGTTTTTGGATTATGATGGAACTCTTTCGCCCATTGTAGACAATCCAGACTCTGCTTTCATGTCTACTGCT ATGCGTGCTGCTGTGAGGAATGTGGCAAAATATTTCCCAACAGCAATCATCAGCGGGAGAAGCCGTGACAAG GTGTACGAGTTTGTAGGGCTGGCAGAACTCTATTATGCTGGCAGTCATGGGATGGACATTATGGGCCCTGTGCCGCCGGTGTCTAATGACCAAACAAACTGTGTTAGATCAACTGACAAGCAG GGTAAGGGAGTTAACCTGTTCCAGCCTGCTAGTGAATTTTTACCTATGATAAATGAG GTTTATAGATCCCTTGTTAAGAATACAAAGGAAATTAAAGGAGCAATAGTGGAGAATAACAAGTTCTGTGTATCCGTACACTACCGTAATGTGGATGAGAAG TTGTGGAAAGCAGTTGCGCAACGTGTTGATGAAACACTAAAAGACTACCGCCGTCTACGATTGACGCATGGACGGAAG GTTCTTGAGGTCAGGCCCGTGCTTGACTGGGACAAGGGCAAAGCGGTTGAGTTCTTACTTGAATCATTGG GGCTAAATTCTTGTGATGATGTGCTACCAATATATGTTGGCGATGACCGGACCGATGAAGATGCATTTAAG GTTTTGAGGGAGGGACCCATCAGCAGAGGTTTTGGCATCTTGGTATCTTCTGTGCCCAAGGAAAGCAATGCGTTTTACTCTCTGAGGGACCCATCAGAG GTCCTGGAGTTCCTCAAGTCCATGGTAATATGGAAGAAGACAAGCTcactataa
- the LOC127787640 gene encoding beta-fructofuranosidase, soluble isoenzyme I-like isoform X1 — MSTNTSFPPHGDLEHAASYIRLPEEHDSGESPADHSRLFKGVTGILLSMILVASLVAVILTTGPPAPAGVLNFDLSESVPSASVLPEIRVPPSRGVAQGVSEKGSGTIPDYPWTNAMLSWQRTAFHFQPQKNWMNDPNGMFFPIFSTVPLIFSFRYSVLPCGPLYHMGWYHLFYQYNPDSAVWGNITWGHAVSRDLIHWLYLPIAMVPDRWFDWNGVWTGSATLLSDGQIVMLYTGYTDNYVQVQNLANPANLSDPLLLDWVKYNKNPVLFPPAGIAFKDFRDPTTAWLVNDGKWRIAIGSKTANTGITLVYQTTNFTSFELLDGVMHAVPGTGMWECVDFYPISTTGMNGLDTSFDGPGIKHVLKASLDDEKKDFYAIGTYDPKTDTWTPDNPELDVGVGLRVDYGKYYASKSFYDQHKKRRVLWGWIGETDSEFDDILKGWASVQTIPRSVVFDKRTGSNILQWPVEEVESLRLSSTEFRGVKLAPGSVVPLNVTSANQLDIIATFEVDQAALEANLEADVGYNCSTSGAISRGALGPFGLLVIADASLSEFTPVYFYIAKDIDGGYATFLCSDEMRSSRASDVNKKVYGGMVPVLDGEKLSMRILVDHSIVESFAQGGRTVVTSRVYPTRAIYGAARAFLFNNATGVSVTASVKLWKMDSANIHDFPLVQDVVASI; from the exons ATGAGCACCAACACTTCCTTTCCGCCGCACGGCGACCTAGAACATGCAGCTTCGTACATCCGGCTGCCGGAAGAACATGATTCCGGCGAATCTCCGGCGGATCACAGCCGACTCTTCAAGGGTGTGACCGGAATCCTCCTGTCCATGATCCTTGTAGCGTCTTTGGTTGCCGTGATTCTCACCACCGGGCCGCCGGCTCCTGCTGGAGTACTTAATTTTGATCTCTCGGAATCCGTTCCATCCGCCTCGGTCCTGCCGGAGATCCGAGTGCCGCCGTCGAGAGGGGTGGCCCAGGGCGTGTCGGAGAAGGGCTCCGGCACCATCCCCGACTACCCCTGGACGAATGCTATGCTGTCCTGGCAACGAACGGCTTTCCATTTTCAACCCCAGAAGAACTGGATGAAtg ATCCCAATGGTATGTTCTTTCCGATATTCTCTACTGTTCCTTTGATCTTCAGTTTCCGATATTCGGTGCTTCCATGTG GTCCATTGTACCACATGGGGTGGTACCACCTCTTCTACCAGTACAACCCGGACTCAGCTGTTTGGGGCAACATCACGTGGGGCCACGCCGTGTCAAGGGACTTGATCCATTGGCTCTACCTCCCAATTGCCATGGTTCCCGATCGCTGGTTCGACTGGAACGGCGTCTGGACGGGCTCCGCCACCCTCCTCTCCGACGGTCAGATCGTCATGCTCTACACCGGCTACACCGATAACTACGTGCAGGTCCAGAACCTGGCCAACCCAGCCAACCTATCCGATCCCCTCCTCTTAGACTGGGTCAAGTACAACAAAAACCCGGTCCTTTTCCCGCCGGCGGGAATCGCCTTCAAGGATTTCCGTGACCCGACCACCGCCTGGTTGGTCAACGACGGGAAATGGCGGATCGCAATCGGGTCGAAGACGGCCAACACGGGTATCACCCTTGTCTACCAGACCACGAACTTCACCAGCTTCGAGCTCTTGGACGGGGTTATGCATGCGGTTCCCGGTACGGGCATGTGGGAGTGCGTGGACTTTTACCCGATTTCCACGACCGGTATGAACGGGTTGGACACTTCGTTCGACGGGCCGGGTATTAAGCACGTGCTGAAGGCGAGTTTGGACGACGAGAAGAAGGATTTCTACGCGATTGGAACGTACGATCCGAAGACTGACACGTGGACCCCCGATAACCCGGAATTGGATGTGGGTGTCGGGTTGCGAGTGGACTACGGCAAGTACTATGCTTCGAAGTCGTTCTACGATCAACACAAGAAGAGAAGGGTCTTGTGGGGTTGGATTGGAGAGACTGACAGTgaatttgatgatatcttgaagGGCTGGGCATCAGTTCAg ACAATTCCAAGGTCAGTAGTGTTTGACAAGAGGACTGGAAGCAATATTCTGCAATGGCCGGTGGAGGAAGTGGAGAGCTTGAGATTGAGCAGCACCGAGTTCCGTGGAGTGAAGCTTGCCCCTGGATCTGTGGTTCCACTCAACGTTACTTCGGCTAACCAG CTGGACATAATTGCGACCTTCGAAGTGGACCAGGCGGCTTTGGAGGCGAATCTGGAAGCGGACGTCGGCTACAACTGCAGCACCAGCGGAGCCATCTCGAGAGGCGCCTTGGGGCCGTTTGGCCTTCTGGTCATCGCCGATGCTTCTCTCTCCGAGTTCACGCCAGTCTATTTCTACATCGCCAAGGACATCGATGGCGGTTACGCGACCTTCCTCTGCTCCGATGAAATGAG GTCGTCTAGGGCTTCTGATGTCAACAAGAAGGTTTATGGCGGCATGGTCCCTGTGCTTGATGGCGAAAAGTTATCGATGAGAATACTG GTCGATCATTCAATTGTGGAGAGCTTTGCGCAAGGAGGAAGAACAGTGGTCACGTCAAGAGTGTACCCAACAAGGGCGATCTACGGGGCGGCAAGAGCGTTCCTCTTCAACAACGCGACTGGCGTGAGCGTCACAGCTTCAGTGAAGCTCTGGAAGATGGATTCTGCAAACATTCATGATTTCCCGTTAGTTCAAGATGTAGTTGCCTCCATTTGA
- the LOC127787640 gene encoding beta-fructofuranosidase, soluble isoenzyme I-like isoform X3, translated as MSTNTSFPPHGDLEHAASYIRLPEEHDSGESPADHSRLFKGVTGILLSMILVASLVAVILTTGPPAPAGVLNFDLSESVPSASVLPEIRVPPSRGVAQGVSEKGSGTIPDYPWTNAMLSWQRTAFHFQPQKNWMNGPLYHMGWYHLFYQYNPDSAVWGNITWGHAVSRDLIHWLYLPIAMVPDRWFDWNGVWTGSATLLSDGQIVMLYTGYTDNYVQVQNLANPANLSDPLLLDWVKYNKNPVLFPPAGIAFKDFRDPTTAWLVNDGKWRIAIGSKTANTGITLVYQTTNFTSFELLDGVMHAVPGTGMWECVDFYPISTTGMNGLDTSFDGPGIKHVLKASLDDEKKDFYAIGTYDPKTDTWTPDNPELDVGVGLRVDYGKYYASKSFYDQHKKRRVLWGWIGETDSEFDDILKGWASVQTIPRSVVFDKRTGSNILQWPVEEVESLRLSSTEFRGVKLAPGSVVPLNVTSANQLDIIATFEVDQAALEANLEADVGYNCSTSGAISRGALGPFGLLVIADASLSEFTPVYFYIAKDIDGGYATFLCSDEMRSSRASDVNKKVYGGMVPVLDGEKLSMRILVDHSIVESFAQGGRTVVTSRVYPTRAIYGAARAFLFNNATGVSVTASVKLWKMDSANIHDFPLVQDVVASI; from the exons ATGAGCACCAACACTTCCTTTCCGCCGCACGGCGACCTAGAACATGCAGCTTCGTACATCCGGCTGCCGGAAGAACATGATTCCGGCGAATCTCCGGCGGATCACAGCCGACTCTTCAAGGGTGTGACCGGAATCCTCCTGTCCATGATCCTTGTAGCGTCTTTGGTTGCCGTGATTCTCACCACCGGGCCGCCGGCTCCTGCTGGAGTACTTAATTTTGATCTCTCGGAATCCGTTCCATCCGCCTCGGTCCTGCCGGAGATCCGAGTGCCGCCGTCGAGAGGGGTGGCCCAGGGCGTGTCGGAGAAGGGCTCCGGCACCATCCCCGACTACCCCTGGACGAATGCTATGCTGTCCTGGCAACGAACGGCTTTCCATTTTCAACCCCAGAAGAACTGGATGAAtg GTCCATTGTACCACATGGGGTGGTACCACCTCTTCTACCAGTACAACCCGGACTCAGCTGTTTGGGGCAACATCACGTGGGGCCACGCCGTGTCAAGGGACTTGATCCATTGGCTCTACCTCCCAATTGCCATGGTTCCCGATCGCTGGTTCGACTGGAACGGCGTCTGGACGGGCTCCGCCACCCTCCTCTCCGACGGTCAGATCGTCATGCTCTACACCGGCTACACCGATAACTACGTGCAGGTCCAGAACCTGGCCAACCCAGCCAACCTATCCGATCCCCTCCTCTTAGACTGGGTCAAGTACAACAAAAACCCGGTCCTTTTCCCGCCGGCGGGAATCGCCTTCAAGGATTTCCGTGACCCGACCACCGCCTGGTTGGTCAACGACGGGAAATGGCGGATCGCAATCGGGTCGAAGACGGCCAACACGGGTATCACCCTTGTCTACCAGACCACGAACTTCACCAGCTTCGAGCTCTTGGACGGGGTTATGCATGCGGTTCCCGGTACGGGCATGTGGGAGTGCGTGGACTTTTACCCGATTTCCACGACCGGTATGAACGGGTTGGACACTTCGTTCGACGGGCCGGGTATTAAGCACGTGCTGAAGGCGAGTTTGGACGACGAGAAGAAGGATTTCTACGCGATTGGAACGTACGATCCGAAGACTGACACGTGGACCCCCGATAACCCGGAATTGGATGTGGGTGTCGGGTTGCGAGTGGACTACGGCAAGTACTATGCTTCGAAGTCGTTCTACGATCAACACAAGAAGAGAAGGGTCTTGTGGGGTTGGATTGGAGAGACTGACAGTgaatttgatgatatcttgaagGGCTGGGCATCAGTTCAg ACAATTCCAAGGTCAGTAGTGTTTGACAAGAGGACTGGAAGCAATATTCTGCAATGGCCGGTGGAGGAAGTGGAGAGCTTGAGATTGAGCAGCACCGAGTTCCGTGGAGTGAAGCTTGCCCCTGGATCTGTGGTTCCACTCAACGTTACTTCGGCTAACCAG CTGGACATAATTGCGACCTTCGAAGTGGACCAGGCGGCTTTGGAGGCGAATCTGGAAGCGGACGTCGGCTACAACTGCAGCACCAGCGGAGCCATCTCGAGAGGCGCCTTGGGGCCGTTTGGCCTTCTGGTCATCGCCGATGCTTCTCTCTCCGAGTTCACGCCAGTCTATTTCTACATCGCCAAGGACATCGATGGCGGTTACGCGACCTTCCTCTGCTCCGATGAAATGAG GTCGTCTAGGGCTTCTGATGTCAACAAGAAGGTTTATGGCGGCATGGTCCCTGTGCTTGATGGCGAAAAGTTATCGATGAGAATACTG GTCGATCATTCAATTGTGGAGAGCTTTGCGCAAGGAGGAAGAACAGTGGTCACGTCAAGAGTGTACCCAACAAGGGCGATCTACGGGGCGGCAAGAGCGTTCCTCTTCAACAACGCGACTGGCGTGAGCGTCACAGCTTCAGTGAAGCTCTGGAAGATGGATTCTGCAAACATTCATGATTTCCCGTTAGTTCAAGATGTAGTTGCCTCCATTTGA
- the LOC127787640 gene encoding beta-fructofuranosidase, soluble isoenzyme I-like isoform X2: MSTNTSFPPHGDLEHAASYIRLPEEHDSGESPADHSRLFKGVTGILLSMILVASLVAVILTTGPPAPAGVLNFDLSESVPSASVLPEIRVPPSRGVAQGVSEKGSGTIPDYPWTNAMLSWQRTAFHFQPQKNWMNDPNGPLYHMGWYHLFYQYNPDSAVWGNITWGHAVSRDLIHWLYLPIAMVPDRWFDWNGVWTGSATLLSDGQIVMLYTGYTDNYVQVQNLANPANLSDPLLLDWVKYNKNPVLFPPAGIAFKDFRDPTTAWLVNDGKWRIAIGSKTANTGITLVYQTTNFTSFELLDGVMHAVPGTGMWECVDFYPISTTGMNGLDTSFDGPGIKHVLKASLDDEKKDFYAIGTYDPKTDTWTPDNPELDVGVGLRVDYGKYYASKSFYDQHKKRRVLWGWIGETDSEFDDILKGWASVQTIPRSVVFDKRTGSNILQWPVEEVESLRLSSTEFRGVKLAPGSVVPLNVTSANQLDIIATFEVDQAALEANLEADVGYNCSTSGAISRGALGPFGLLVIADASLSEFTPVYFYIAKDIDGGYATFLCSDEMRSSRASDVNKKVYGGMVPVLDGEKLSMRILVDHSIVESFAQGGRTVVTSRVYPTRAIYGAARAFLFNNATGVSVTASVKLWKMDSANIHDFPLVQDVVASI, encoded by the exons ATGAGCACCAACACTTCCTTTCCGCCGCACGGCGACCTAGAACATGCAGCTTCGTACATCCGGCTGCCGGAAGAACATGATTCCGGCGAATCTCCGGCGGATCACAGCCGACTCTTCAAGGGTGTGACCGGAATCCTCCTGTCCATGATCCTTGTAGCGTCTTTGGTTGCCGTGATTCTCACCACCGGGCCGCCGGCTCCTGCTGGAGTACTTAATTTTGATCTCTCGGAATCCGTTCCATCCGCCTCGGTCCTGCCGGAGATCCGAGTGCCGCCGTCGAGAGGGGTGGCCCAGGGCGTGTCGGAGAAGGGCTCCGGCACCATCCCCGACTACCCCTGGACGAATGCTATGCTGTCCTGGCAACGAACGGCTTTCCATTTTCAACCCCAGAAGAACTGGATGAAtg ATCCCAATG GTCCATTGTACCACATGGGGTGGTACCACCTCTTCTACCAGTACAACCCGGACTCAGCTGTTTGGGGCAACATCACGTGGGGCCACGCCGTGTCAAGGGACTTGATCCATTGGCTCTACCTCCCAATTGCCATGGTTCCCGATCGCTGGTTCGACTGGAACGGCGTCTGGACGGGCTCCGCCACCCTCCTCTCCGACGGTCAGATCGTCATGCTCTACACCGGCTACACCGATAACTACGTGCAGGTCCAGAACCTGGCCAACCCAGCCAACCTATCCGATCCCCTCCTCTTAGACTGGGTCAAGTACAACAAAAACCCGGTCCTTTTCCCGCCGGCGGGAATCGCCTTCAAGGATTTCCGTGACCCGACCACCGCCTGGTTGGTCAACGACGGGAAATGGCGGATCGCAATCGGGTCGAAGACGGCCAACACGGGTATCACCCTTGTCTACCAGACCACGAACTTCACCAGCTTCGAGCTCTTGGACGGGGTTATGCATGCGGTTCCCGGTACGGGCATGTGGGAGTGCGTGGACTTTTACCCGATTTCCACGACCGGTATGAACGGGTTGGACACTTCGTTCGACGGGCCGGGTATTAAGCACGTGCTGAAGGCGAGTTTGGACGACGAGAAGAAGGATTTCTACGCGATTGGAACGTACGATCCGAAGACTGACACGTGGACCCCCGATAACCCGGAATTGGATGTGGGTGTCGGGTTGCGAGTGGACTACGGCAAGTACTATGCTTCGAAGTCGTTCTACGATCAACACAAGAAGAGAAGGGTCTTGTGGGGTTGGATTGGAGAGACTGACAGTgaatttgatgatatcttgaagGGCTGGGCATCAGTTCAg ACAATTCCAAGGTCAGTAGTGTTTGACAAGAGGACTGGAAGCAATATTCTGCAATGGCCGGTGGAGGAAGTGGAGAGCTTGAGATTGAGCAGCACCGAGTTCCGTGGAGTGAAGCTTGCCCCTGGATCTGTGGTTCCACTCAACGTTACTTCGGCTAACCAG CTGGACATAATTGCGACCTTCGAAGTGGACCAGGCGGCTTTGGAGGCGAATCTGGAAGCGGACGTCGGCTACAACTGCAGCACCAGCGGAGCCATCTCGAGAGGCGCCTTGGGGCCGTTTGGCCTTCTGGTCATCGCCGATGCTTCTCTCTCCGAGTTCACGCCAGTCTATTTCTACATCGCCAAGGACATCGATGGCGGTTACGCGACCTTCCTCTGCTCCGATGAAATGAG GTCGTCTAGGGCTTCTGATGTCAACAAGAAGGTTTATGGCGGCATGGTCCCTGTGCTTGATGGCGAAAAGTTATCGATGAGAATACTG GTCGATCATTCAATTGTGGAGAGCTTTGCGCAAGGAGGAAGAACAGTGGTCACGTCAAGAGTGTACCCAACAAGGGCGATCTACGGGGCGGCAAGAGCGTTCCTCTTCAACAACGCGACTGGCGTGAGCGTCACAGCTTCAGTGAAGCTCTGGAAGATGGATTCTGCAAACATTCATGATTTCCCGTTAGTTCAAGATGTAGTTGCCTCCATTTGA